A genomic segment from Parolsenella catena encodes:
- the rpoB gene encoding DNA-directed RNA polymerase subunit beta — translation MRTAKSTTTSAVKHDRVSFSKIAPAMELPNLITIQKESFEHFMTDGLAEAFAEASPIENSAGTMEITFGEHQFGDPAHSIAECRAKDISYQAPLLVDVRFVNKETGEIKEQLVFMGDFPLMTDRGTFIINGTERVVVSQLVRSPGVYFAEEMDNGVQIHRAQFIPARGAWLEFEVDKRGQLVVSIDRKRRQSATMFLRALGIAESDDEILTLLGDSDIVRSTLERDVAQTREDALIEIYKRQRPGEPPTVDSARSLLDGLYFNAQRYDLAKVGRYKINKKLGIDVDSSESVLTAEDIVSALRYLLALHAGDQTKKTDDIDHFGNRRVRTVGELVANQFRIGMSRMERVVRERMAAQDVDDITPQSLINIRPIVAAIKEFFGSSQLSQFMDQNNPLSGLTHKRRLSALGPGGLAGHKSGSSRRTNVPTAVRDVHNSHYSRMCPIETPEGPNIGLIGSLALYAHVNSFGFIEAPYRRVVDGKATDQIDWMTADEEEDHVIAPANTPIDPKDGSFIEIDENGELIHPKRIVARTRDFDGSFGAPAECLVSDVDYMDVSPRQLLSVAATLIPFLEHDDAKRTLMGANMQRQAVPLIHAHAPFVGTGMELRAALDSGEIISAHEDGTVVEVDAAHVVVDGAKGPERYDLPKYERSNQSTCINHRPIVHVGDQVKKGQPLADGPSIDNSELALGANLTVAYMPWEGYNYEDGIIVSERVVQQDLLTSVNISRHEIDARDTKLGPEEITREIPNLGEDMLANLDEDGIIRIGAEVGPGDILVGKVTPKGETALTSEERLLRAIFGAKAHDVRDTSLKMPHGSYGRVVDVVRFSREAGDDLPPGVNELVRVFVAQRRKIQQGDKIAGRHGNKGVVCRVLPVEDMPYMADGTPVDVLLDPLGVPSRMNVGQLLECHLGWAAANGWDMDDPDSKKYVPGPIPVATPVFDGATADEVAEAIRRTNINLVNRARERFGEHMDEQFVPQLNSFGKTTLYDGRTGEPFRDKITVGTSYILKLGHMVDDKIHARSTGPYSLVTQQPLGGKAQFGGQRFGEMEVWALYAYGAANVLQEILTVKSDDTNGRVKTYESIVKGENVPDAGIPESFKVLVKEIRSLALDIEPISYKKRAAKAVEETEAPAENPVDVFADASAEDLIGAPIASDETPELVAETTNEKE, via the coding sequence GTGCGTACCGCTAAGTCTACTACCACCTCCGCAGTCAAGCACGATCGCGTGAGCTTCTCCAAGATCGCCCCCGCGATGGAGCTCCCCAACCTCATCACCATCCAGAAGGAGTCTTTCGAGCACTTCATGACCGATGGTCTTGCCGAGGCGTTCGCCGAGGCTTCGCCCATCGAGAACAGTGCCGGCACGATGGAGATCACCTTCGGCGAGCACCAGTTTGGTGACCCCGCCCACTCCATCGCCGAGTGCCGTGCCAAGGACATCTCCTATCAGGCGCCGCTGCTCGTTGACGTGCGCTTCGTGAACAAGGAGACCGGTGAGATCAAGGAGCAGCTCGTCTTCATGGGCGACTTCCCGCTCATGACCGACCGTGGCACGTTCATCATCAACGGCACCGAGCGCGTCGTCGTCTCGCAGCTCGTCCGCTCGCCGGGCGTGTACTTCGCCGAAGAGATGGACAACGGCGTCCAGATCCACCGCGCCCAGTTCATTCCCGCTCGTGGTGCCTGGCTCGAGTTCGAGGTCGACAAGCGCGGCCAGCTCGTCGTCTCCATCGACCGCAAGCGTCGCCAGAGCGCCACGATGTTCCTGCGCGCCCTCGGCATCGCCGAGTCCGACGACGAGATCCTGACGCTTCTCGGTGACTCCGACATCGTCCGCTCCACGCTCGAGCGCGACGTCGCCCAGACGCGCGAGGACGCCCTCATCGAGATCTACAAGCGCCAGCGCCCCGGCGAGCCGCCCACGGTCGACTCCGCCCGCAGCCTGCTCGACGGCCTGTACTTCAACGCCCAGCGCTATGACCTTGCCAAGGTCGGTCGCTACAAGATCAACAAGAAGCTCGGCATCGACGTCGACTCCTCCGAGTCCGTCCTCACGGCCGAGGACATCGTGAGTGCCCTGCGCTACCTGCTCGCCCTGCACGCCGGCGACCAGACGAAGAAGACCGACGACATCGACCACTTCGGCAACCGTCGCGTCCGCACGGTCGGCGAGCTCGTCGCCAACCAGTTCCGCATCGGCATGAGCCGCATGGAGCGCGTCGTCCGCGAGCGCATGGCCGCCCAGGACGTCGACGACATCACGCCGCAGAGCCTCATCAACATCCGCCCGATTGTCGCGGCCATCAAGGAGTTCTTCGGCTCCTCGCAGCTGTCGCAGTTCATGGACCAGAACAACCCGCTGTCCGGCCTCACGCACAAGCGTCGTCTGTCCGCGCTCGGCCCGGGCGGCCTTGCCGGTCACAAGTCCGGCTCCAGCCGCCGCACGAACGTCCCCACGGCCGTCCGTGACGTCCACAACTCGCACTACTCCCGCATGTGCCCCATCGAGACGCCTGAGGGCCCCAACATCGGCCTCATCGGCTCGCTGGCCCTCTATGCCCACGTGAACAGCTTCGGCTTCATCGAGGCCCCGTACCGCAGGGTCGTCGACGGCAAGGCCACCGATCAGATCGACTGGATGACGGCCGACGAGGAAGAGGACCACGTGATCGCCCCGGCGAACACGCCCATCGACCCCAAGGACGGCTCGTTCATCGAGATTGACGAGAATGGCGAGCTCATCCACCCCAAGCGCATCGTCGCCCGCACGCGCGACTTCGACGGCTCCTTCGGCGCGCCGGCCGAGTGTCTCGTCTCCGACGTCGACTACATGGACGTCTCGCCGCGTCAGCTGCTCTCCGTGGCCGCCACGCTCATTCCGTTCCTCGAGCACGACGACGCAAAGCGTACGCTCATGGGCGCCAACATGCAGCGTCAGGCCGTGCCCCTGATTCACGCCCACGCGCCGTTCGTCGGCACGGGCATGGAGCTGCGCGCCGCGCTCGACTCCGGCGAGATCATCTCCGCCCACGAGGACGGTACGGTCGTCGAGGTCGACGCAGCCCACGTCGTCGTTGACGGTGCCAAGGGCCCCGAGCGCTATGACCTCCCCAAGTACGAGCGCTCCAACCAGAGCACCTGCATCAACCACCGCCCGATCGTCCACGTGGGCGACCAGGTGAAGAAGGGCCAGCCCCTGGCCGACGGTCCCTCGATCGACAACTCCGAGCTCGCCCTCGGTGCAAACCTCACCGTGGCCTACATGCCGTGGGAGGGCTACAACTACGAGGACGGCATCATCGTCTCCGAGCGCGTCGTGCAGCAGGACCTGCTCACCTCGGTGAACATCTCCCGCCACGAGATTGACGCCCGCGACACGAAGCTCGGCCCCGAGGAGATCACCCGAGAGATCCCGAACCTGGGCGAGGACATGCTCGCCAACCTCGACGAGGACGGCATCATCCGCATTGGTGCCGAGGTCGGCCCCGGTGACATCCTCGTTGGCAAGGTCACGCCCAAGGGCGAGACGGCCCTCACGTCCGAGGAGCGCCTGCTCCGCGCCATCTTCGGCGCCAAGGCCCACGACGTGCGCGACACGTCGCTCAAGATGCCCCACGGCTCCTACGGCCGCGTCGTCGACGTGGTTCGCTTCAGCCGCGAGGCTGGCGACGACCTCCCGCCCGGAGTCAACGAGCTCGTCCGCGTCTTCGTTGCCCAGCGCCGCAAGATCCAGCAGGGTGACAAGATCGCCGGCCGCCACGGCAACAAGGGTGTCGTGTGCCGCGTCCTGCCCGTCGAGGACATGCCCTACATGGCCGACGGTACGCCCGTCGACGTCCTGCTCGACCCGCTGGGCGTCCCGTCCCGAATGAACGTCGGCCAGCTGCTCGAGTGCCACCTCGGCTGGGCGGCCGCCAACGGCTGGGACATGGATGACCCGGACTCCAAGAAGTACGTCCCCGGCCCCATCCCCGTCGCCACGCCCGTCTTTGACGGCGCCACGGCTGACGAGGTCGCCGAGGCCATCCGCCGCACGAACATCAACCTCGTCAACCGTGCCCGCGAGCGCTTCGGCGAGCACATGGACGAGCAGTTCGTCCCGCAGCTCAACAGCTTCGGCAAGACGACGCTGTACGACGGCCGCACCGGCGAGCCCTTCCGCGACAAGATCACGGTGGGCACGAGCTACATCCTGAAGCTCGGCCACATGGTCGACGACAAGATCCACGCTCGCTCGACCGGCCCCTACAGCCTCGTCACCCAGCAGCCGCTTGGCGGCAAGGCCCAGTTCGGCGGCCAGCGCTTCGGCGAGATGGAGGTCTGGGCCCTGTACGCGTACGGTGCCGCCAACGTGCTGCAGGAGATCCTCACCGTCAAGTCCGATGACACGAACGGCCGCGTGAAGACCTACGAGTCCATCGTCAAGGGCGAGAACGTCCCCGACGCCGGCATCCCGGAGTCCTTCAAGGTCCTCGTCAAGGAGATCCGCTCGCTGGCGCTCGACATCGAGCCCATCTCCTACAAGAAGCGCGCCGCCAAGGCCGTCGAGGAGACCGAGGCCCCGGCCGAGAACCCCGTCGACGTCTTCGCCGACGCCTCCGCCGAGGACCTCATCGGCGCCCCCATCGCCTCCGACGAGACCCCCGAGCTCGTCGCCGAGACCACGAACGAGAAGGAGTAG
- a CDS encoding DNA-directed RNA polymerase subunit beta': MADFDTTDFDAIKISLASADDIRRWSHGEVKKPETINYRTLKPEKDGLFCEKIFGPVKDWECACGKYKGIRFKNIVCERCGVEVTTAKVRRERMGHIELAAPVSHIWYFKSPSSFPLSRMLDMKSKDLEKVLYFASYVITDVDTEAREADAADLKEELAADLEQLDAERDEQIERMRADQAAGIVDEFDGSEVLSDEELAAAIVDLREEYEEEKQLRTEAYEKFMTLEVRELISDESLFREIKRYYSIYFKGGMGAEAVRELLRAIDLEKTAAELRAIIADDKGQKQKREKAVKRLEIVDAFLEGHNDPANMILDVVPVIPPDLRPMVQLDGGRFAASDLNDLYRRVVNRNNRLKRLLDLDAPAIIVNNEKRMLQESVDALFDNGRRGRPVTGRGGRPLKSLAEALKGKQGRFRQNLLGKRVDYSGRSVIVTDPHLKLHQCGLPKTMALELFKPFVMRRLVELGKVENIKGAKRAIDRSLPAVWDVLDEVINDRLVLLNRAPTLHRLSIQAFEPVLVEGKAIHLHPLVCAPFNADFDGDQMSVHVPLSTKAQTEARVLMLSSNNLRSPASGKVLTVPSQDMVFGTYFLTTEKDGMPGEGHVFASFDDAMAAYDSRINVDIQAKVIVRVSAADSNAEADGRKVFRVRTAWGKEEDIDVNDKPARFETTIGRIIFNRQCLPADYPFINYKMVKSDMGKLVNDCCDRYPLAQVEPILDAIKYAGFHFATRAGLTVSVWDAVIPGCKEKMIAEAQANVNEINEYYEDGFLSEQERHIEVVNAWTECTEALGKAMLEGFDDDNPIYMMADSGARGSKTQLRQLAGMRGLMADMSGDTIDLPIKANFREGLLPLEYFISTYGARKGLVDTASHTSDSGYLTRRLVDVAQDVIVREEDCGTTEGVTYKLVKPGTTDINADLVGRCALNDVVNPETGEVLIPKDGYIESVADIQRLLDAGLKTVELRALLTCRSKNGVCQKCYGWDLSTRRPVNVGTAVGIIAAQSIGEPGTQLTMRTIHSGGVAGADDITQGLPTVGRMFDVVGNVNEKILGREADLAPLSGKLSIQPEQTEYLVRILDPEDNSRILDEKRIPASARFMPGIEDGCDVRAGDQITKGFVNFRNLRRLTDIESTMHTFVESVKDVYTSQGVELNDKHIEVIARQMLRRVQITNPGDSKYLMGQYIDRYEFADTVNEITLAGGVAPEAEPAILGTLKVASSIDSWLSSASFIRTAGVLTEAAISGEVDNLMDLKSNVIVGKKIPAGTGLSAYSDVELTYHGQKISGPTEPTDKALPEWAPDELKAVEEKLPQQLDWVGDDYGFGGVYSKNGRTLSSEDAKLYLFDDLGVSQRWTNKFGEVGIETVGDLIGKTEDDLLHIDGIGAKAIEELREGLEARNLLYILEPDDDAADEEDLSQLLNMVFSPDGGDDVMLGSASTTHHFDADDELIGAPSKDAPKGDVINEGLDSLDALLSQVVSHDDAMGEDD, translated from the coding sequence GTGGCAGATTTCGATACCACTGACTTCGACGCCATCAAGATCTCCCTCGCCTCCGCCGATGACATTCGCAGGTGGTCGCACGGCGAGGTCAAGAAGCCCGAGACGATCAACTACCGCACGCTCAAGCCCGAGAAGGACGGCCTGTTCTGCGAGAAGATCTTCGGACCGGTCAAGGACTGGGAGTGCGCCTGCGGCAAGTACAAGGGCATCCGCTTCAAGAACATCGTGTGCGAGCGCTGCGGCGTCGAGGTGACGACCGCCAAGGTTCGTCGCGAGCGCATGGGCCACATCGAGCTCGCCGCTCCCGTGAGCCACATCTGGTACTTCAAGAGCCCCTCGAGCTTCCCGCTGTCGCGCATGCTCGACATGAAGTCCAAGGACCTCGAGAAGGTCCTGTACTTCGCCAGCTACGTCATCACCGACGTCGACACCGAGGCCCGCGAGGCCGACGCCGCCGACCTCAAGGAGGAGCTGGCCGCCGACCTCGAGCAGCTCGACGCCGAGCGCGACGAGCAGATCGAGCGCATGCGTGCCGACCAGGCCGCCGGCATCGTCGACGAGTTCGACGGCTCCGAGGTCCTCTCCGACGAGGAGCTCGCCGCCGCCATCGTCGACCTGCGCGAGGAGTACGAGGAGGAGAAGCAGCTCCGCACCGAGGCCTACGAGAAGTTCATGACGCTCGAGGTCCGCGAGCTCATCTCCGACGAGAGCCTCTTCCGCGAGATAAAGCGCTACTACTCCATCTACTTCAAGGGTGGCATGGGCGCCGAGGCCGTCCGCGAGCTGCTCCGCGCCATCGACCTGGAGAAGACGGCTGCCGAGCTGCGTGCCATCATCGCCGATGACAAGGGCCAGAAGCAGAAGCGCGAGAAGGCCGTCAAGCGCCTGGAGATCGTCGACGCGTTCCTCGAGGGCCACAACGACCCCGCGAACATGATCCTCGACGTCGTCCCCGTCATCCCGCCCGACCTTCGCCCGATGGTCCAGCTCGACGGTGGCCGCTTCGCCGCGTCCGACCTCAACGACCTCTACCGTCGCGTCGTCAACCGCAACAACCGACTCAAGCGCCTGCTCGACCTTGATGCCCCCGCGATCATCGTCAACAACGAGAAGCGCATGCTGCAGGAGTCCGTGGACGCCCTGTTCGACAACGGCCGTCGCGGCCGTCCCGTCACCGGCCGTGGCGGACGCCCGCTCAAGTCGCTCGCCGAGGCCCTCAAGGGCAAGCAGGGTCGCTTCCGCCAGAACCTGCTGGGCAAGCGCGTCGACTACTCCGGCCGTTCCGTCATCGTCACCGATCCGCACCTCAAGCTCCACCAGTGCGGCCTGCCCAAGACGATGGCCCTCGAGCTGTTCAAGCCGTTCGTGATGCGTCGCCTCGTCGAGCTTGGCAAGGTCGAGAACATCAAGGGCGCCAAGCGCGCCATCGATCGCAGCCTGCCGGCCGTGTGGGACGTGCTCGACGAGGTCATCAATGACCGCCTCGTCCTGCTCAACCGCGCACCTACGCTGCACCGTCTGTCCATCCAGGCCTTCGAGCCGGTTCTCGTCGAGGGCAAGGCCATCCACCTGCACCCGCTCGTGTGCGCCCCCTTCAACGCCGACTTCGACGGCGACCAGATGTCCGTGCACGTGCCGCTGTCCACGAAGGCCCAGACCGAGGCCCGCGTGCTCATGCTCTCGTCGAACAACCTGCGCTCGCCGGCCTCCGGCAAGGTGCTGACCGTTCCGTCCCAGGACATGGTCTTCGGCACGTACTTCCTCACGACCGAGAAGGACGGCATGCCGGGCGAGGGCCACGTCTTCGCCAGCTTCGATGACGCCATGGCCGCGTACGACTCGCGCATCAACGTTGACATCCAGGCCAAGGTCATCGTGCGCGTGAGCGCCGCCGACTCCAACGCCGAGGCTGACGGCCGCAAGGTCTTCCGCGTTCGCACCGCCTGGGGCAAGGAAGAGGACATCGACGTCAACGACAAGCCCGCGCGCTTCGAGACGACGATCGGCCGCATCATCTTCAACCGCCAGTGCCTGCCCGCCGACTACCCCTTCATCAACTACAAGATGGTGAAGAGCGACATGGGCAAGCTCGTCAACGACTGCTGCGACCGCTACCCGCTCGCGCAGGTCGAGCCGATCCTGGACGCCATCAAGTACGCCGGCTTCCACTTCGCCACGCGTGCCGGCCTGACCGTGTCCGTCTGGGACGCCGTCATCCCCGGCTGCAAGGAGAAGATGATCGCCGAGGCCCAGGCCAACGTCAACGAGATCAACGAGTACTACGAGGACGGCTTCCTGTCCGAGCAGGAGCGTCACATCGAGGTCGTCAACGCCTGGACCGAGTGCACCGAGGCGCTGGGCAAGGCGATGCTCGAGGGCTTCGACGACGACAACCCCATCTACATGATGGCCGACTCCGGCGCCCGTGGCTCCAAGACGCAGCTGCGCCAGCTCGCAGGCATGCGAGGCCTCATGGCCGACATGTCCGGCGACACGATCGACCTTCCCATTAAGGCCAACTTCCGTGAGGGTCTGCTGCCGCTCGAGTACTTCATCTCCACGTACGGCGCTCGTAAGGGCCTCGTCGACACCGCGTCGCACACGTCCGACTCCGGTTACCTCACGCGTCGTCTCGTCGACGTCGCGCAGGACGTCATCGTGCGCGAGGAGGACTGCGGCACCACCGAGGGCGTCACGTACAAGCTCGTGAAGCCCGGTACCACCGATATCAACGCCGACCTCGTGGGTCGCTGCGCCCTCAACGACGTCGTGAACCCCGAGACGGGCGAGGTGCTCATCCCCAAGGATGGCTACATCGAGTCCGTGGCCGACATCCAGCGCCTGCTTGACGCCGGCCTGAAGACGGTTGAGCTCCGCGCGCTGCTGACCTGCCGTTCCAAGAACGGCGTCTGCCAGAAGTGCTACGGCTGGGACCTCTCCACGCGTCGTCCGGTCAACGTGGGCACCGCGGTGGGCATCATCGCCGCACAGTCCATCGGCGAGCCTGGCACGCAGCTCACGATGCGCACGATTCACTCCGGCGGCGTCGCAGGCGCCGACGACATCACGCAGGGCCTGCCTACGGTCGGCCGCATGTTCGACGTCGTTGGCAACGTGAACGAGAAGATCCTTGGTCGCGAGGCCGACCTGGCCCCGCTGTCCGGCAAGCTCTCCATCCAGCCGGAGCAGACCGAGTACCTCGTCCGCATCCTGGACCCCGAGGACAACTCGCGCATCCTAGACGAGAAGCGCATCCCCGCGAGCGCCCGCTTCATGCCGGGCATCGAGGACGGCTGCGACGTTCGCGCCGGCGACCAGATCACGAAGGGCTTCGTGAACTTCCGCAACCTGCGTCGCCTCACGGACATCGAGTCGACGATGCACACGTTCGTTGAGAGCGTCAAGGACGTCTACACGTCCCAGGGCGTCGAGCTGAACGACAAGCACATCGAGGTCATCGCGCGCCAGATGCTGCGTCGCGTCCAGATCACCAACCCCGGTGACTCCAAGTACCTCATGGGCCAGTACATCGACCGCTACGAGTTCGCCGACACGGTCAACGAGATCACGCTGGCCGGCGGCGTCGCACCCGAGGCCGAGCCTGCCATTCTCGGCACGCTCAAGGTCGCGAGCTCCATCGACTCCTGGCTGTCCAGCGCGTCGTTCATTCGCACGGCGGGCGTCCTCACCGAGGCCGCCATCTCCGGCGAGGTCGACAACCTCATGGACCTCAAGTCCAACGTCATCGTGGGCAAGAAGATCCCGGCCGGCACTGGCCTGTCCGCCTACAGCGACGTCGAGCTCACCTACCACGGCCAGAAGATCTCCGGCCCCACTGAGCCCACGGACAAGGCGCTGCCCGAGTGGGCGCCCGACGAGCTCAAGGCCGTCGAGGAGAAGCTCCCGCAGCAGCTCGACTGGGTTGGCGACGACTACGGCTTTGGCGGCGTGTACTCCAAGAACGGGCGCACGCTCTCCAGCGAGGACGCCAAGCTCTACCTGTTCGATGACCTCGGCGTGTCCCAGCGCTGGACGAACAAGTTCGGCGAGGTGGGCATCGAGACTGTGGGCGACCTCATCGGCAAGACGGAGGACGACCTGCTTCACATCGACGGCATTGGCGCGAAGGCGATCGAGGAGCTGCGTGAGGGCCTTGAGGCTCGCAACCTGCTCTACATCCTCGAGCCCGATGACGACGCCGCTGACGAGGAGGACCTGTCCCAGCTTCTGAACATGGTGTTCTCGCCGGACGGTGGGGATGACGTCATGCTCGGGTCCGCCTCTACGACGCATCACTTCGATGCCGACGACGAGCTCATCGGCGCTCCGTCCAAGGACGCGCCTAAGGGCGACGTCATCAACGAGGGTCTCGACTCCCTTGACGCGCTGCTCTCGCAGGTCGTGAGCCACGACGACGCCATGGGCGAGGACGATTAG
- a CDS encoding helix-turn-helix domain-containing protein → MPVMKGETRNSYPFETKMSAVKAHVEDGMTSAEAMKAYGIKSKSAFFRWCATYRDEGEDSLKPRKRGRPPKKRQ, encoded by the coding sequence ATGCCTGTAATGAAGGGTGAAACGAGGAACTCGTATCCGTTCGAGACGAAGATGAGCGCCGTGAAGGCGCACGTCGAGGATGGCATGACGTCAGCGGAGGCGATGAAGGCCTACGGTATCAAGAGCAAGAGCGCCTTCTTCCGTTGGTGTGCCACATACAGGGACGAGGGGGAGGATTCCCTCAAGCCTCGCAAGAGGGGGCGCCCTCCCAAGAAGAGGCAGTAG
- the rpsL gene encoding 30S ribosomal protein S12, giving the protein MPTINQLVRQGRTTIKSKSKNAALKHNPQKRGVCTRVFTTTPKKPNSALRKVARVRLVNGIEVTAYIPGEGHNLQEHSIVLVRGGRVRDLPGVRYKIVRGAYDCAAVQDRKQARSRYGAKRG; this is encoded by the coding sequence TTGCCTACTATCAACCAGCTGGTCCGTCAGGGCCGCACCACGATCAAGAGCAAGTCGAAGAACGCCGCTCTTAAGCACAACCCCCAGAAGCGTGGCGTCTGCACCCGCGTCTTCACCACGACGCCCAAGAAGCCGAACTCCGCCCTTCGCAAGGTTGCCCGTGTGCGCCTCGTGAACGGCATCGAGGTTACCGCCTACATCCCGGGCGAGGGCCACAACCTGCAGGAGCACTCCATCGTGCTCGTCCGCGGCGGCCGTGTCCGTGACCTGCCTGGTGTCCGCTACAAGATCGTCCGTGGCGCCTACGACTGCGCTGCCGTCCAGGACCGCAAGCAGGCCCGTTCGCGCTACGGCGCCAAGCGCGGCTAA
- the rpsG gene encoding 30S ribosomal protein S7 has protein sequence MPRRASANHRREVTPDAVYNNRLVTQLINKVLLDGKKSVAERIVYGAFDLVKEKTESDPLSVFKKAMDNVRPTLECKPKRVGGATYQVPMEVNSRRATTLAIRWIVTFSRARKEKTMAERLANEIIDASNGVGASVKKREDMYKMAEANRAFSHYRW, from the coding sequence ATGCCGCGTCGTGCATCTGCTAATCACCGCCGTGAGGTCACGCCGGACGCCGTTTACAACAACCGTCTCGTGACGCAGCTCATCAACAAGGTCCTCCTCGACGGCAAGAAGTCCGTCGCCGAGCGCATCGTCTACGGTGCCTTCGACCTCGTCAAGGAGAAGACCGAGTCCGATCCCCTGTCCGTGTTCAAGAAGGCCATGGACAACGTTCGCCCGACCCTCGAGTGCAAGCCCAAGCGTGTCGGCGGCGCCACCTACCAGGTGCCGATGGAGGTCAACTCCCGTCGTGCCACCACGCTGGCCATCCGCTGGATCGTCACCTTCTCCCGCGCCCGCAAGGAGAAGACCATGGCCGAGCGTCTCGCCAACGAGATCATCGATGCCTCCAACGGCGTGGGTGCCTCCGTTAAGAAGCGCGAGGATATGTACAAGATGGCCGAGGCCAACCGCGCCTTCTCGCACTACCGCTGGTAA